One Ananas comosus cultivar F153 linkage group 1, ASM154086v1, whole genome shotgun sequence DNA window includes the following coding sequences:
- the LOC109715330 gene encoding putative pentatricopeptide repeat-containing protein At1g19290 has translation MPLRCFSCPLLLRRSLHASPSLRRPRRIPSSELLDRLCRILTLERFHAVEKLPLDFSDELLAAVLGRLRLDPGASLRFFEIASAQPYFRPNLQSHCKLVHILSRGRLFHDARAYIRDSVRISGAARSPVTFLFNELLSVYREFSFSPMVFDMLLKVYAESGFRKHALYVFDNMPKCGLKPSLRSCNSLLSCLVKCGESGVAIHVYEQMGRAGILPDAFTVSIVVDAYCSDGKVEKAVEFMSEMERKGFEVNLVAYHSLINGYCSLGQTEAAVNIFNSINNKGISPNVVSYTLLIKGYCKEGKVEEAERVLTDMKEVPGVVIDEVAYGALINAYCQLGRMDDAIRIRGEMLSTGLKANVFVYNAMINGYCKLGKMIEAEKTAKDMEDAHLTPDSYSYNALINGYCREGHMIKAFEICDRMLNKGIEPTVLTYNTLFKGFCSMGSVDDALKLWCLMLKRGVAPNEISCSTLMDGLFKAGRPEQALKLWSEILVRGFTKSVVTFNTVINGLCKIERMAEAEEVITKMREWGSSPDSLSYRTLIDGYCRIGDILGASKIRDEMEKLGFSPSIEMFNSLITGLFKSKMCSKVDDLLSEMRVKRLAPNIVTYGTLIAGWCKEGNVANALEFYFEMTEEGLTPNIFICGSLISALYREGKIDEANLMLQKMVDISMLQDYQIIAKPFDCNTNEINMDKLAVVFNGAASVNLEPTNIMWNIVICGLCKSGKVADAQRFFRELLNRGFVPDNFTYSTLIHGYSASGYVDEAFELRDEMQRIGLVPNIVTYNSLINGLCKSGNLSRALNLFGKLRLKGVGPNVVTYNTLIDGYCKSGDTTGAFKLKQKMIEDGIDPNVITYSTLINGLCSQGDMEESIKLLDQMIESRIDPNYVTYWTLIQGYIRCGNLKQVSKLYEEMHIRGLFPAFPFKGNIYQAEPAAKKQVQHDSYQVAGCTDAC, from the coding sequence ATGCCCCTTCGATGCTTCTCCtgtcccctcctcctccgccgctccctCCACGCATCCCcctccctccgccgcccccgccgcatCCCCTCCTCGGAGCTCCTCGACCGCCTCTGCCGCATCCTAACCCTAGAGCGCTTCCACGCCGTGGAGAAGCTCCCCCTCGACTTCTCCGACGAGCTCCTCGCCGCCGTCctcggccgcctccgcctcgacCCTGGCGCCTCCCTCCGTTTCTTCGAGATTGCCTCCGCCCAACCCTACTTTCGACCCAATCTCCAATCCCACTGTAAGCTCGTCCATATCCTCTCCCGCGGCCGCCTCTTCCACGACGCGAGGGCGTACATACGGGACTCGGTGCGGATCTCCGGCGCCGCGAGGTCGCCGGTAACCTTCCTCTTCAATGAGCTGCTTAGCGTTTACAGGGAGTTCTCTTTCTCGCCCATGGTGTTCGACATGCTCCTCAAGGTCTACGCTGAATCCGGGTTCCGAAAACATGCCCTCTACGTGTTTGATAATATGCCCAAATGTGGATTGAAGCCTAGTTTGCGCTCATGCAATAGTCTTTTAAGCTGTTTGGTTAAGTGCGGCGAGAGCGGTGTGGCGATTCATGTGTATGAGCAGATGGGTAGGGCCGGGATTCTACCCGATGCCTTCACGGTTTCTATAGTGGTTGATGCTTATTGTAGTGATGGGAAGGTAGAAAAGGCTGTGGAATTTATGTCGGAAATGGAAAGGAAGGGTTTTGAGGTGAATCTCGTGGCGTACCATTCGTTGATTAATGGGTATTGCAGTTTGGGTCAGACGGAAGCAGCAGTGAACATTTTCAACTCTATTAACAACAAAGGGATCTCGCCGAATGTTGTTTCTTATACTCTGTTGATTAAGGGATATTGCAAAGAAGGGAAGGTTGAGGAAGCCGAGAGAGTCCTTACGGATATGAAGGAGGTTCCTGGTGTGGTGATCGATGAAGTAGCTTATGGTGCTCTCATAAACGCTTATTGCCAATTGGGAAGAATGGACGACGCAATCCGGATCAGGGGTGAAATGTTAAGCACCGGACTGAAGGCGAATGTGTTTGTTTATAATGCCATGATCAATGGGTATTGCAAACTGGGGAAAATGATAGAAGCTGAGAAGACAGCAAAAGATATGGAAGATGCACATTTAACGCCAGATTCTTACAGCTATAATGCGCTCATAAATGGATATTGCCGAGAGGGTCACATGATCAAAGCATTTGAGATTTGTGACAGAATGTTAAACAAGGGGATTGAACCGACGGTTCTAACCTATAATACGCTTTTCAAGGGTTTTTGCTCGATGGGTTCTGTTGATGATGCCCTTAAACTGTGGTGTTTGATGTTGAAACGGGGTGTGGCGCCTAATGAAATTAGCTGCAGCACCTTAATGGATGGCCTCTTTAAGGCAGGTAGACCTGAACAagctttgaagctttggagCGAAATCTTAGTCAGGGGCTTTACGAAGAGCGTAGTCACTTTTAATACAGTTATCAATGGGTTATGTAAGATCGAGAGGATGGCAGAAGCGGAAGAGGTTATTACCAAGATGCGAGAATGGGGAAGTTCTCCCGATAGCTTATCTTATAGGACACTAATCGATGGTTACTGTAGAATAGGCGATATTCTCGGTGCTTCAAAAATTCGGGATGAGATggaaaaattagggttttctcCTTCAATTGAAATGTTCAATTCATTGATTACGGGATTGTTCAAATCTAAGATGTGCAGTAAGGTCGATGATCTTCTATCTGAAATGCGTGTGAAGAGATTGGCTCCCAATATTGTAACTTATGGAACTCTAATTGCCGGTTGGTGTAAAGAAGGAAATGTAGCAAATGCATTAGAGTTTTATTTCGAAATGACTGAGGAAGGTTTAACTccgaatatatttatatgtggTAGCCTAATAAGTGCTCTCTACAGGGAGGGCAAGATTGATGAGGCAAATTTGATGTTGCAGAAAATGGTAGATATTAGCATGCTTCAAGATTACCAAATTATTGCTAAGCCTTTTGATTGCAACACTAACGAGATCAATATGGATAAACTTGCAGTAGTCTTTAATGGAGCTGCAAGTGTAAATCTTGAACCAACAAACATTATGTGGAATATTGTGATATGTGGTCTATGCAAGTCTGGGAAGGTTGCGGATGCACAAAGATTTTTCAGAGAACTGTTAAACAGAGGCTTTGTACCTGACAATTTTACTTACTCGACTCTTATTCATGGCTATTCAGCTTCAGGCTATGTAGACGAGGCTTTTGAGTTAAGGGATGAGATGCAGAGAATAGGCCTTGTTCCGAATATTGTAACTTATAATTCCCTAATTAATGGTCTTTGCAAGTCCGGTAACCTAAGTAGGGCACTTAATCTTTTCGGTAAGCTGCGTTTGAAGGGTGTGGGTCCTAATGTTGTTACGTATAATACATTGATTGATGGATACTGCAAATCTGGTGATACCACTGGGGCCTTCAAGTTAAAGCAAAAAATGATAGAGGATGGAATTGATCCGAATGTTATTACCTATTCTACACTGATCAATGGTCTATGTAGTCAAGGGGATATGGAAGAATCCATCAAGCTTCTAGATCAAATGATCGAAAGTCGTATAGACCCTAATTATGTGACGTATTGGACATTGATTCAAGGTTACATCAGATGTGGGAACCTGAAACAGGTTTCAAAGCTTTATGAAGAGATGCATATTCGCGGACTTTTCCCGGCATTTCCTTTCAAAGGTAATATATACCAGGCAGAACCTGCAGCTAAAAAGCAAGTCCAACATGACTCATACCAAGTGGCTGGGTGTACTGACGCATGTTGA